The following proteins are encoded in a genomic region of Myxococcota bacterium:
- a CDS encoding glycosyltransferase family 39 protein, giving the protein MGSLLAPLPSTGAASGDAGALLFRACGVAIGLAIAASGVALRRSPPRAPAPPSGARTGLGELAALLVVAGVLRAIDLGSGLWYDEIVTLVEFVRLDAARLATTYTSTNNHILFSLLSHASVVAFGESAWAVRLPAMLFGVASLAAAWWMAHELAPGRAREARLATWLVALSYHHVWFSQNARGYTGILLMSWLGTAIWLRARRGGPRALWLAYALSLALAMYTHLSAVFVFAAHGIVWLAEEGVALARRERALDAWPLVGFALGLALVLQLYAVLLPQVVETFGVQSGAGSGSATVTTWKNPLWTAVEIVRGLRLGPASAAAALVAFAIAATGFASIARARPFHALLIALPPVVTLAALVAIGFNIWPRYFLTSLAFAAVVLMRGIFASAEALARRGAPGALARPARVGTAAGVAVVALSAATLVQNYRFPKQDYAGARDFVAAERAPGDAVVAAGLAAYSYASLYAPDLREIDDAATLEALRSERAAGGGRVWVIYSFPLHLRSTAPELYAALERDFEPIRTFRGTLGDGDVHVLRSRAEAAPAPHAQATGSRPSRAPARERLTVRSAPTPIGAWRRCSTGGTA; this is encoded by the coding sequence GTGGGCTCGCTGCTCGCGCCGCTGCCCTCGACGGGCGCGGCGAGCGGCGACGCCGGCGCGCTGCTCTTCCGCGCGTGCGGCGTCGCGATCGGGCTCGCGATCGCGGCTTCGGGCGTCGCACTCCGCCGGTCGCCGCCGCGCGCCCCCGCTCCGCCGTCGGGCGCGCGCACGGGCCTCGGCGAGCTCGCGGCGCTGCTCGTCGTCGCCGGCGTCCTGCGCGCGATCGACCTCGGGAGCGGCCTCTGGTACGACGAGATCGTGACGCTCGTCGAGTTCGTGCGCCTCGACGCCGCTCGGCTCGCCACGACCTACACGAGCACGAACAACCACATCCTCTTCAGCCTGCTGTCGCACGCGTCGGTCGTGGCGTTCGGAGAGAGCGCGTGGGCGGTGCGGCTGCCCGCGATGCTCTTCGGCGTCGCGAGCCTCGCCGCCGCGTGGTGGATGGCGCACGAGCTCGCGCCCGGGCGCGCGCGCGAGGCGCGACTCGCGACCTGGCTCGTCGCGCTCTCGTACCACCACGTGTGGTTCTCGCAGAACGCGCGCGGCTACACCGGCATCCTGCTGATGAGCTGGCTCGGCACGGCGATCTGGCTGCGCGCGCGCCGCGGCGGGCCGCGCGCGCTCTGGCTCGCCTACGCGCTGTCGCTCGCGCTCGCGATGTACACGCACCTCTCGGCCGTGTTCGTGTTCGCCGCGCACGGGATCGTGTGGCTCGCCGAGGAGGGCGTAGCACTCGCGCGCCGGGAGCGCGCGCTCGACGCGTGGCCGCTCGTCGGCTTCGCGCTCGGCCTCGCGCTCGTGCTCCAGCTCTACGCCGTGCTGCTGCCGCAGGTGGTCGAGACGTTCGGCGTCCAGAGCGGCGCGGGCAGCGGGAGCGCGACCGTGACGACCTGGAAGAACCCGCTCTGGACGGCCGTCGAGATCGTGCGGGGGCTCCGCCTCGGCCCCGCGTCCGCAGCGGCTGCGCTCGTCGCGTTCGCGATCGCGGCGACGGGCTTCGCGAGCATCGCGCGCGCGCGGCCCTTCCACGCCCTGCTGATCGCCCTGCCGCCCGTCGTCACGCTCGCCGCGCTCGTCGCGATCGGCTTCAACATCTGGCCGCGCTACTTCCTGACGAGCCTCGCGTTCGCCGCGGTCGTGCTGATGCGCGGGATCTTCGCGAGCGCGGAGGCGCTCGCGCGCCGCGGCGCGCCGGGCGCGCTCGCCCGACCGGCGCGGGTCGGCACGGCCGCGGGCGTCGCCGTCGTCGCGCTCTCGGCCGCGACGCTCGTGCAGAACTACCGCTTCCCGAAGCAGGACTACGCGGGCGCGCGCGACTTCGTCGCGGCCGAGCGCGCACCCGGCGACGCCGTCGTCGCGGCCGGGCTCGCCGCCTACTCCTACGCGAGCCTCTACGCGCCCGACCTCCGCGAGATCGACGACGCGGCGACGCTCGAGGCGCTGCGGTCCGAGCGCGCGGCGGGCGGCGGGCGCGTGTGGGTCATCTACTCGTTCCCGCTCCACCTGCGCTCGACCGCGCCCGAGCTGTACGCGGCCCTCGAGCGCGACTTCGAGCCCATCCGCACCTTCCGCGGCACGCTCGGCGACGGCGACGTGCACGTGCTCCGCAGCCGCGCCGAGGCCGCCCCGGCGCCCCATGCGCAGGCGACCGGCAGCCGCCCGTCACGCGCCCCGGCCCGCGAGCGACTCACCGTGCGGAGCGCGCCGACACCGATCGGGGCGTGGCGGCGTTGCTCCACCGGAGGCACCGCGTGA
- a CDS encoding PAS domain S-box protein, with translation MTDDAAKPTPLPASTREELVAENERLRRELAALSAGSFWADPLHGFGTADFATTVRRFRALMSSMDAIFLEVEPSGRVAGGSVFPKGFLGREASEIAQLDLATLVHPEERDALRHLLAADTDTTEHTFRFAHKDGQWRHYDVEMARPEGETGERPRLLFVRDVTAIENAVLALRESEDRFRALTENAKDLITELDGAGHLLYVSPTSVEVLGATPESLMGATFEAAILRDRVHPEDRDELLAGFRRAVAEGTRGGDRTYRIRTADGSWRWFESRARTYTNRAGELRAVVVSRDVTERVEAQRELEELEKRYAMLGATVRDLITETDPAMRLVYVSHSARQLLGYEPEELVGTLGRDLIHPDDAARVAHDFWRKRDDSDVSFTAPYRCRRKDGTYRWFEATALRYHRADGSGPWVIGLLRDVTERLEMRVQQRELEERVQRAQRLESLGIMAGGIAHDFNNLLTPILGQASLALMDLREGVDPAPRIEKVRTAARRAAKLTNQMLAYAGAGPMLFEATDVSELVREMGQLLESAASGRATIRFDLEPGLPSVEADGAQLSQVVMNMISNAVEAVGDGAGAITVRTHVLRGNAVAGDDVVVGTVEPDQRYVCFEVEDTGCGMDAATRARVFDPFFTTKFTGRGLGLAAVLGIVRGHDGAIELHSEEGRGTRFRVWLPPRGTRETATPEERAPAAWSASGTVLVADDDAGVLEVAAETLRRCGLDVVVAGNGAEAIERFDERPDAFHAVVLDRTMPQLGGDAAFARIRAIRPDVPIVLLSGYTEDSVGDGLRDAHVDGFLKKPFQPETLVEVVRRALAS, from the coding sequence ATGACCGACGACGCAGCGAAGCCGACCCCGCTCCCCGCATCCACGCGCGAGGAGCTCGTCGCCGAGAACGAGCGGCTGCGGCGCGAGCTCGCGGCGCTCTCCGCGGGAAGCTTCTGGGCCGATCCGCTCCACGGCTTCGGCACGGCCGACTTCGCCACCACCGTGCGGCGCTTCCGCGCGCTCATGTCCTCGATGGACGCGATCTTCCTCGAGGTCGAGCCGAGCGGCCGCGTCGCGGGCGGCAGCGTCTTCCCGAAGGGCTTCCTCGGCCGCGAGGCGTCCGAGATCGCGCAGCTCGATCTCGCCACGCTCGTGCACCCCGAGGAGCGCGACGCGCTGCGCCACCTGCTCGCGGCCGACACCGACACCACCGAGCACACCTTCCGCTTCGCGCACAAGGACGGCCAGTGGCGCCACTACGACGTCGAGATGGCGCGCCCCGAAGGCGAGACGGGCGAGCGCCCGCGCCTGCTCTTCGTGCGCGACGTGACGGCGATCGAGAATGCCGTGCTCGCGCTGCGCGAGAGCGAGGACCGCTTCCGCGCGCTGACCGAGAACGCGAAGGACCTGATCACCGAGCTCGACGGTGCCGGGCACCTCCTCTACGTGAGCCCGACCAGCGTCGAGGTGCTCGGCGCGACGCCCGAGTCGCTCATGGGCGCGACGTTCGAGGCCGCGATCCTGCGCGACCGCGTGCACCCCGAGGATCGCGACGAGCTGCTCGCCGGCTTCCGGCGCGCCGTGGCCGAGGGAACGCGCGGCGGCGACCGCACCTACCGGATCCGGACGGCGGACGGCTCGTGGCGCTGGTTCGAGAGCCGCGCGCGCACCTACACCAACCGCGCGGGCGAGCTGCGCGCGGTCGTCGTCTCGCGCGACGTCACCGAGCGCGTCGAGGCGCAGCGCGAGCTCGAGGAGCTCGAGAAGCGCTACGCGATGCTCGGCGCGACGGTGCGCGACCTGATCACGGAGACGGACCCGGCGATGCGCCTCGTCTACGTGAGCCACAGCGCGCGCCAGCTGCTCGGCTACGAGCCCGAGGAGCTGGTCGGAACGCTCGGGCGCGACCTCATCCACCCCGACGACGCCGCGCGCGTCGCGCACGACTTCTGGCGCAAGCGCGACGACTCCGACGTGTCGTTCACCGCGCCGTACCGCTGCCGGCGCAAGGACGGCACGTATCGCTGGTTCGAGGCCACCGCGCTCCGCTACCACCGCGCCGACGGCTCGGGACCGTGGGTGATCGGCCTGCTGCGCGACGTCACCGAGCGCCTCGAGATGCGCGTGCAGCAGCGCGAGCTCGAGGAGCGCGTGCAGCGCGCCCAGCGGCTCGAGAGCCTCGGCATCATGGCCGGCGGCATCGCGCACGACTTCAACAACCTGCTGACGCCGATCCTCGGCCAGGCGAGCCTCGCGTTGATGGACCTGCGCGAGGGCGTCGACCCGGCGCCGCGCATCGAGAAGGTCCGCACGGCGGCGCGCCGCGCCGCGAAGCTCACGAACCAGATGCTCGCCTACGCGGGCGCCGGCCCGATGCTCTTCGAGGCCACCGACGTGAGCGAGCTCGTGCGCGAGATGGGCCAGCTGCTCGAGAGCGCGGCGTCGGGCCGCGCGACCATCCGCTTCGACCTCGAGCCCGGGCTTCCCTCGGTCGAGGCCGACGGCGCACAGCTCAGCCAGGTCGTGATGAACATGATCTCGAACGCGGTCGAGGCGGTCGGCGACGGCGCGGGCGCGATCACGGTGCGCACGCACGTGCTGCGCGGCAACGCCGTCGCGGGCGACGACGTCGTCGTCGGCACCGTCGAGCCCGACCAGCGCTACGTCTGCTTCGAGGTCGAGGACACGGGCTGCGGCATGGACGCCGCGACGCGCGCGCGCGTCTTCGATCCGTTCTTCACGACGAAGTTCACCGGGCGCGGGCTCGGCCTCGCCGCGGTGCTCGGCATCGTGCGCGGCCACGACGGCGCGATCGAGCTCCACAGCGAGGAAGGGCGCGGCACGCGCTTCCGCGTCTGGCTGCCCCCGCGCGGCACGCGCGAGACGGCGACGCCCGAAGAGCGCGCGCCGGCCGCGTGGTCGGCGTCGGGCACCGTGCTCGTCGCCGACGACGACGCCGGGGTGCTCGAGGTCGCGGCCGAGACGCTGCGGCGCTGCGGGCTCGACGTGGTCGTCGCGGGCAACGGCGCGGAGGCGATCGAGCGCTTCGACGAGCGACCCGATGCGTTCCACGCCGTCGTGCTCGACCGCACCATGCCGCAGCTCGGCGGCGACGCCGCGTTCGCGCGCATCCGCGCGATCCGGCCCGATGTGCCGATCGTGCTGCTGAGCGGCTACACGGAGGACAGCGTCGGCGACGGGCTGCGCGATGCGCACGTCGACGGCTTCCTCAAGAAGCCCTTCCAGCCCGAGACGCTCGTCGAGGTCGTGCGCCGCGCGCTCGCGAGCTAG
- a CDS encoding glycosyltransferase family 39 protein, translated as MPRAPSTPPTSGFVPVAAAAVALATAPLLALSDRAFNIDEPLFVWLAEQIARAPFDFFGFDVNWYGTAQPMYAVTRNPPATGYAIALASLVAGASERALHIAFAVPAAFCALATCALARRLAGAPLLASALLVGAPVFWLCANTVMSDVPMLALWLGAIWAWLAGCERGDARGLAVAGACASAAVLTKYFAIALVPLLALHAVLARVPLRRALPVLAAPCLALAALELAMDALYGAGALAQAVDESLHVEGIARPGALRQLVEGLAFAGGCALPALALSPWLFGRAALAGAGAAVVAIAALAPASLGALGLPVAAPDAGASLAASSYALQLALMAAGGAAVLALAAGELRAWRSPESALLGAWALGTFAFAAFVNWTNNGRSNLPLAPVVALLVVRRLAARERRAGPGAARARGVAVAAAGCVALAFAIAAADRSWSNGVRDAARAIAARHGGASRPWFHGHWGFQLYLERAGGRAVDWRRDVVRAGEVLVVPTNNAEAHVPAPEAAELVAVETSSEGAWIRTQAKGAGASFNASNLGSLPFVIGPSAPDRYRVFRAREDIRYERWFDWSSRAAAAGARGDAR; from the coding sequence GTGCCGCGCGCGCCCTCGACGCCTCCGACGAGCGGGTTCGTTCCCGTTGCGGCCGCTGCCGTCGCACTCGCGACCGCGCCGCTCCTCGCGCTCTCCGACCGCGCCTTCAACATCGACGAGCCGCTCTTCGTGTGGCTGGCCGAGCAGATCGCGCGCGCGCCGTTCGACTTCTTCGGCTTCGACGTCAACTGGTACGGCACGGCGCAGCCGATGTACGCGGTCACGCGCAACCCGCCGGCGACCGGCTACGCGATCGCGCTGGCGTCGCTCGTCGCGGGCGCGTCGGAGCGCGCGCTCCACATCGCGTTCGCAGTCCCGGCGGCGTTCTGCGCGCTCGCGACCTGCGCGCTCGCGCGGCGGCTCGCGGGGGCGCCGCTGCTCGCGAGCGCGCTGCTCGTCGGCGCCCCGGTGTTCTGGCTGTGCGCGAACACGGTGATGAGCGACGTGCCCATGCTCGCGCTCTGGCTCGGCGCCATCTGGGCCTGGCTCGCGGGCTGCGAGCGCGGCGACGCGCGCGGGCTCGCGGTGGCGGGCGCGTGCGCGTCGGCGGCCGTCCTCACGAAGTACTTCGCGATCGCGCTCGTGCCGCTGCTCGCGCTCCACGCGGTGCTCGCGCGCGTGCCGCTGCGGCGCGCGCTGCCCGTGCTGGCCGCGCCCTGCCTCGCGCTCGCCGCGCTCGAGCTCGCGATGGACGCGCTCTACGGCGCGGGCGCGCTCGCGCAGGCGGTCGACGAGTCGCTGCACGTCGAGGGCATCGCGCGGCCCGGCGCGCTGCGACAGCTCGTCGAGGGGCTCGCGTTCGCGGGCGGGTGCGCGCTGCCGGCGCTCGCGCTCTCGCCCTGGCTGTTCGGGCGCGCGGCACTCGCGGGCGCCGGCGCGGCCGTCGTCGCGATCGCCGCGCTCGCGCCCGCGAGCCTCGGGGCGCTCGGCCTGCCGGTCGCCGCGCCGGACGCGGGTGCCTCGCTCGCCGCGTCCTCCTACGCGCTGCAGCTCGCGCTGATGGCGGCGGGCGGCGCCGCCGTGCTCGCGCTCGCGGCGGGCGAGCTGCGCGCGTGGCGCTCGCCCGAGAGCGCGCTGCTCGGCGCCTGGGCGCTCGGCACGTTCGCGTTCGCGGCCTTCGTCAACTGGACCAACAACGGGCGCTCGAACCTGCCGCTCGCGCCGGTCGTCGCGCTGCTCGTCGTGCGCCGGCTCGCGGCGCGCGAACGGAGGGCAGGGCCCGGCGCCGCGCGCGCGCGCGGCGTCGCCGTCGCGGCGGCCGGCTGCGTCGCGCTCGCGTTCGCGATCGCGGCCGCCGATCGCTCGTGGAGCAACGGCGTGCGCGACGCGGCGCGCGCGATCGCCGCGCGTCACGGGGGCGCCTCGCGACCGTGGTTCCACGGGCACTGGGGCTTCCAGCTCTACCTCGAGCGCGCGGGCGGGCGCGCGGTCGACTGGCGGCGCGACGTCGTGCGCGCGGGAGAGGTGCTCGTCGTCCCGACCAACAACGCGGAGGCGCACGTTCCCGCGCCCGAGGCCGCCGAGCTCGTCGCGGTCGAGACGAGCAGCGAGGGGGCGTGGATCCGCACGCAGGCGAAGGGCGCGGGCGCGAGCTTCAACGCGAGCAATCTCGGCTCGCTGCCGTTCGTGATCGGGCCGTCGGCGCCCGACCGCTACCGCGTCTTCCGCGCGCGCGAGGACATCCGCTACGAGCGCTGGTTCGACTGGTCGTCGCGGGCGGCGGCCGCCGGCGCGCGCGGGGACGCTCGCTAG
- the xrtH gene encoding exosortase H codes for MSEATPPADDAAARDEEPLYRQPWLRFAVSFAVLVSLFELAYHTLALESALFYDFTSALAHIAGTLLVPFYERVTLTGSRVATNEFVVTVNYGCDGLQVCTLLTAAILAFPAPFGRKLVGIVAGNLWLQTWNVARIASLVVVGGIDDDWFEPVHVYVWPTILVAVCLATWMAWARWILRDDDPEPDPAA; via the coding sequence ATGAGCGAAGCGACACCGCCGGCGGACGACGCCGCCGCCCGCGACGAGGAGCCGCTCTACCGCCAGCCGTGGCTGCGCTTCGCCGTCTCCTTCGCGGTGCTCGTCTCGCTCTTCGAGCTCGCCTATCACACCCTCGCGCTCGAGAGCGCGCTCTTCTACGACTTCACGTCGGCGCTCGCACACATCGCCGGCACGCTGCTCGTCCCGTTCTACGAACGCGTCACGCTCACCGGCTCGCGCGTCGCCACGAACGAGTTCGTCGTGACCGTGAACTACGGCTGCGACGGCCTGCAGGTCTGCACGCTGCTGACGGCGGCGATCCTGGCCTTTCCCGCGCCCTTCGGCCGCAAGCTCGTCGGCATCGTCGCCGGCAACCTGTGGCTGCAGACGTGGAACGTCGCGCGCATCGCGTCGCTCGTCGTGGTCGGCGGGATCGACGACGACTGGTTCGAGCCCGTGCACGTGTACGTCTGGCCGACGATCCTCGTCGCGGTGTGCCTCGCGACATGGATGGCCTGGGCGCGCTGGATCCTCCGCGATGACGACCCCGAGCCCGACCCCGCCGCCTGA
- a CDS encoding crotonase/enoyl-CoA hydratase family protein, with amino-acid sequence MANVRYEEDGPIAIVTIDRPEVRNAVDRDTAAELADAFRRFDDDDDRAVAILTGADGCFCAGADLKAVSEGRRANRVGEEGDGPMGPTRMLLEKPVIAAVEGHAVAGGLELAVWCDLRVAARDAVFGVYCRRWGVPLADGGTIRLARLLGHSHALDLILTGRGVSGEEAQRIGLANRLVEPGTALDEARALARTLAAFPQQCLRHDRLSSYEQWSLDLDDALRNEFEHAIEVIGSGETRDGAGRFAAGAGRHGSFRDFESR; translated from the coding sequence ATGGCGAACGTTCGCTACGAGGAGGACGGGCCGATCGCGATCGTGACGATCGACCGGCCCGAGGTGCGCAACGCGGTCGACCGCGACACCGCGGCCGAGCTCGCCGACGCCTTCCGTCGCTTCGACGACGACGACGACCGCGCCGTCGCCATCCTGACCGGCGCGGACGGCTGCTTCTGCGCGGGCGCCGACCTCAAGGCCGTGAGCGAGGGGCGCCGCGCGAACCGCGTCGGCGAGGAGGGCGACGGCCCGATGGGGCCGACGCGCATGCTGCTCGAGAAGCCCGTGATCGCCGCGGTCGAGGGCCACGCGGTCGCGGGCGGTCTCGAGCTCGCCGTGTGGTGCGACCTGCGCGTCGCCGCGCGCGACGCGGTCTTCGGCGTGTACTGCCGACGCTGGGGCGTGCCGCTCGCGGATGGCGGCACCATCCGGTTGGCGCGCCTCCTCGGCCACTCGCACGCGCTCGACCTGATCCTCACCGGCCGCGGCGTGTCGGGCGAGGAGGCGCAGCGCATCGGCCTCGCCAACCGGCTCGTCGAGCCCGGCACCGCGCTCGACGAGGCGCGCGCGCTCGCGCGCACGCTCGCCGCGTTCCCGCAGCAGTGCCTGCGGCACGACCGCCTGTCGTCCTACGAACAGTGGTCGCTCGACCTCGACGACGCGCTCCGCAACGAGTTCGAGCACGCCATCGAGGTGATCGGATCGGGCGAGACGCGCGACGGGGCGGGCCGCTTCGCGGCCGGCGCGGGGCGGCACGGGAGCTTCCGGGACTTCGAGTCGCGCTGA
- a CDS encoding glycosyltransferase family 1 protein — MSSNRPLRAIGDADPAARPGLRIGIDATCLGSGRGYGRFVRELLPPLVTLDDRNEYVLFVDEHTAAELGPLPARCVVPPTSQSQADAASARGQRRVVDMWRMGRAVADAQLDVMYFPSVYSFYPVPGRTPVAVAFHDIIPERYGAVVFPTRWNRFLWDAKVLLARRRARGLITVSEWSRRALAEHFGTPPDEIWVTLEAPSPVFRPALEAAPRRAWLRDHGIPEDAAYFVYVGGFNPHKNLTALIDAFADVAAERPSLHLLLVGDFEGDVFHIDVASLRERIAARGVAGRVHLPGFVPDEALRHLYTGALALAIPSLEEGFGLPAVEAAACGTGCIATRNSPLPDVLAGGGLFVDPLDTAALRAALAACADDEGLRRKHGAAALERAGRLSWRATADATRRALEEIARGRTARARGPVAVAAAGGAR; from the coding sequence GTGAGCTCGAACCGACCCCTGCGCGCGATCGGCGACGCCGACCCCGCCGCCCGTCCCGGGCTGCGGATCGGCATCGACGCGACGTGCCTCGGATCGGGGCGCGGCTACGGCCGCTTCGTGCGCGAGCTGCTCCCGCCGCTCGTCACGCTCGACGACCGCAACGAGTACGTGCTGTTCGTCGACGAGCACACGGCCGCCGAGCTCGGGCCGCTGCCGGCGCGCTGCGTCGTGCCGCCGACCTCGCAATCGCAGGCGGATGCTGCGTCGGCGCGCGGCCAGCGGCGCGTCGTCGACATGTGGCGCATGGGGCGCGCCGTGGCCGACGCGCAGCTCGACGTCATGTACTTCCCGTCGGTCTACAGCTTCTACCCCGTGCCCGGACGCACGCCCGTCGCCGTCGCCTTCCACGACATCATTCCCGAGCGCTACGGCGCGGTCGTGTTCCCGACGCGCTGGAACCGCTTCCTGTGGGACGCGAAGGTGCTGCTCGCGCGCCGGCGCGCGCGCGGGCTCATCACCGTGTCCGAGTGGTCGCGCCGCGCGCTCGCCGAGCACTTCGGGACGCCGCCCGACGAGATCTGGGTGACGCTCGAGGCGCCGAGCCCGGTGTTCCGCCCCGCGCTCGAAGCCGCGCCGCGGCGCGCGTGGCTGCGCGATCACGGCATCCCGGAGGATGCCGCCTACTTCGTGTACGTCGGCGGCTTCAACCCGCACAAGAACCTGACGGCGCTGATCGACGCGTTCGCCGACGTGGCCGCGGAGCGCCCGTCGCTCCACCTGCTGCTCGTCGGCGACTTCGAGGGCGACGTCTTCCACATCGACGTCGCGAGCCTGCGCGAGCGCATCGCGGCGCGCGGCGTCGCCGGCCGCGTGCACCTGCCGGGCTTCGTGCCCGACGAGGCGCTGCGCCATCTCTACACGGGCGCGCTCGCGCTCGCGATCCCGTCGCTCGAGGAGGGGTTCGGGCTCCCGGCGGTCGAGGCGGCGGCGTGCGGGACGGGCTGCATCGCGACGCGCAACAGCCCGCTGCCCGACGTGCTCGCGGGCGGAGGTCTCTTCGTCGACCCGCTCGACACGGCCGCGCTGCGCGCCGCGCTCGCGGCGTGCGCCGACGACGAAGGGCTGCGGCGAAAGCACGGGGCGGCCGCGCTCGAGCGCGCGGGACGCCTCTCGTGGCGCGCGACGGCCGATGCCACGCGGCGCGCGCTCGAGGAGATCGCGCGCGGGCGCACCGCGCGCGCGCGCGGGCCGGTCGCCGTCGCGGCGGCGGGAGGCGCGCGATGA
- a CDS encoding long-chain-fatty-acid--CoA ligase produces the protein MQVPLLVTDFLRRAASVYPDKLAVVDGARRFTWAEFEERAHRMANALAALGLRKGDRVCILSPNSHFFLESFYGTSLAGIVLVPLNYRLAAADHAYILNHAGVKAVLVDGEYTAIVDGIRDELPAVEHWIVAQDEGATPPGWTDWNAWVDAASPAPPPPVAIDENDLVSINYTSGTTARPKGVMLTHRNCYVNAYQMIAHLGLRHDDVELWTLPMFHCNGWGGVYALTGLGGTHVVLRAIDARRIFELVERERVTFACMAPAVLRTILDYPHASEHTIATRPRFVVAGAPPPAAFIERLERELGWEFLQIYGLTETAPLLTISQPDHQTSRDDWPRRARAGVPCIGVRVKVVDDEGREVPKDGVAVGEVCARGNVVFAGYWEQPDQTDAAIRDGWFHTGDLAVWDERENVHIVDRKKDVIISGGENVSSPEVEDALYQHPAVLECAVIGVPHAKWGETPKALVVLREGHAPSSDELLAFCRERLAHFKCPTSVEFVAALPRTATGKLQKFKLREAYWSGAERRVN, from the coding sequence GTGCAGGTCCCGCTCCTCGTCACCGACTTCCTGCGCCGCGCCGCGAGCGTCTACCCCGACAAGCTCGCGGTCGTCGACGGCGCGCGGCGCTTCACGTGGGCCGAGTTCGAGGAGCGCGCGCACCGCATGGCGAACGCGCTCGCCGCGCTCGGTCTGCGCAAGGGCGACCGCGTGTGCATCCTGAGCCCGAACTCGCACTTCTTCCTCGAGAGCTTCTACGGCACGAGCCTCGCGGGCATCGTCCTCGTGCCGCTGAACTACCGGCTCGCCGCCGCCGACCACGCCTACATCCTCAACCACGCCGGCGTGAAGGCCGTGCTCGTCGACGGCGAGTACACGGCGATCGTCGACGGGATCCGCGACGAGCTCCCCGCCGTCGAGCACTGGATCGTCGCGCAGGACGAGGGCGCGACCCCGCCCGGATGGACCGACTGGAACGCCTGGGTCGACGCCGCGTCGCCCGCGCCGCCGCCGCCCGTCGCCATCGACGAGAACGACCTCGTCTCGATCAACTACACGAGCGGCACCACCGCGCGCCCGAAGGGCGTGATGCTCACGCACCGCAACTGCTACGTGAACGCGTACCAGATGATCGCCCACCTCGGGCTGCGCCACGACGACGTCGAGCTGTGGACGCTGCCGATGTTCCACTGCAACGGCTGGGGCGGCGTCTACGCGCTGACCGGCCTCGGCGGCACCCACGTCGTGCTGCGCGCGATCGACGCGCGCCGCATCTTCGAGCTCGTCGAGCGCGAGCGCGTGACGTTCGCGTGCATGGCGCCGGCCGTGCTGCGCACGATCCTCGACTACCCCCACGCGAGCGAGCACACGATCGCGACGCGCCCGCGCTTCGTCGTCGCCGGCGCGCCGCCGCCCGCGGCGTTCATCGAGCGGCTCGAGCGCGAGCTCGGCTGGGAGTTCCTGCAGATCTACGGGCTGACCGAGACGGCCCCGCTGCTCACGATCTCGCAGCCCGACCACCAGACGTCGCGGGACGACTGGCCGCGCCGCGCGCGCGCCGGTGTTCCGTGCATCGGCGTGCGCGTGAAGGTCGTCGACGACGAAGGGCGCGAGGTGCCGAAGGACGGCGTCGCGGTCGGCGAGGTGTGCGCGCGCGGGAACGTCGTGTTCGCCGGCTACTGGGAGCAGCCCGACCAGACCGACGCCGCGATCCGCGACGGCTGGTTCCACACGGGCGACCTCGCCGTCTGGGACGAGCGCGAGAACGTGCACATCGTCGACCGCAAGAAGGACGTGATCATCTCGGGCGGCGAGAACGTGAGCTCGCCCGAGGTCGAGGACGCGCTGTACCAGCACCCGGCCGTGCTCGAGTGCGCGGTGATCGGCGTGCCGCACGCGAAGTGGGGCGAGACGCCGAAGGCGCTCGTCGTGCTGCGCGAGGGCCACGCGCCATCTTCCGACGAGCTGCTCGCGTTCTGCCGCGAGCGTCTCGCCCACTTCAAGTGCCCGACGTCCGTCGAGTTCGTCGCCGCGCTCCCGCGGACGGCGACCGGGAAGCTCCAGAAGTTCAAGCTGCGCGAGGCCTACTGGAGCGGCGCGGAGCGGCGCGTCAACTAG